Proteins encoded in a region of the Coregonus clupeaformis isolate EN_2021a chromosome 9, ASM2061545v1, whole genome shotgun sequence genome:
- the LOC121574236 gene encoding E3 SUMO-protein ligase ZBED1-like isoform X1, translated as MKTFVLLTRVLNEAHTGKNIGALLREACMEWKICDKNPAIVTDNARNMIVAGAEAQFSPHITCFAHTLNLASQKGLGVDRASRLLGKVRKIVGYFHRSPIACHALQEKQTLMDLPKHKLIQDIITRWNSSFEMLERFLEQQPAIMATLMSKDLRKGVTDVGTLSESDIANMDDIVQLMGPVKMATTVMCEEDQPTLSVIAPLQAKLLKHLQPCEDDSTLVAEIKRVMASDLSTRYRGTQDALNIASALDPRFKELPYLEKEDREQVYTKLVFEAEVSHQLQMSHLLVRRKP; from the exons ATGAAGACCTTTGTTCTGCTAACCAGAGTTTTAAATGAAGCCCATACTGGTAAAAATATTGGCGCGTTACTGCGTGAAGCCTGCATGGAGTGGAAAATCTGCGACAAGAATCCTGCCATCGTCACAGATAACGCCAGGAATATGATTGTGGCCGGTGCAGAAGCCCAGTTCAGTCCACACATTACCTGCTTCGCACATACACTCAACCTTGCCTCGCAGAAGGGTTTGGGGGTGGACCGTGCTTCAAGGTTGTTGGGGAAAGTGCGaaaaattgttggatattttcaccGCAGCCCGATTGCATGTCACGCCCTACAGGAAAAACAAACTCTGATGGATTTACCAAAACATAAACTGATCCAAGACATAATCACCAGATGGAACAGTTCATTCGAAATGCTTGAACGTTTTTTGGAACAACAGCCAGCTATAATGGCAACTCTGATGTCCAAGGATCTACGAAAGGGGGTCACAGATGTAGGCACGCTGAGTGAGAGTGATATTGCCAACATGGATGACATTGTTCAGTTGATGGGTCCTGTCAAAATGGCAACCACTGTGATGTGTGAAGAAGACCAGCCAACTCTCTCTGTAATTGCTCCTCTTCAAGCAAAACTGCTGAAACACCTACAGCCATGCGAAGACGACTCAACCCTGGTTGCAGAGATTAAGAGGGTGATGGCCAGTGACCTCTCCACACGCTACAGAGGCACCCAAGATGCTCTCAACATAG CATCAGCGTTGGACCCGCGATTTAAAGAACTGCCCTAcctggaaaaagaggacagagaacaggtctACACAAAACTGGTTTTTGAGGCAGAAGTGTCCCACCAG CTCCAAATGAGTCACCTCCTTGTAAGAAGAAAGCCTTAG
- the LOC121574236 gene encoding E3 SUMO-protein ligase ZBED1-like isoform X2: protein MKTFVLLTRVLNEAHTGKNIGALLREACMEWKICDKNPAIVTDNARNMIVAGAEAQFSPHITCFAHTLNLASQKGLGVDRASRLLGKVRKIVGYFHRSPIACHALQEKQTLMDLPKHKLIQDIITRWNSSFEMLERFLEQQPAIMATLMSKDLRKGVTDVGTLSESDIANMDDIVQLMGPVKMATTVMCEEDQPTLSVIAPLQAKLLKHLQPCEDDSTLVAEIKRVMASDLSTRYRGTQDALNIASALDPRFKELPYLEKEDREQVYTKLVFEAEVSHQYYRAEI, encoded by the exons ATGAAGACCTTTGTTCTGCTAACCAGAGTTTTAAATGAAGCCCATACTGGTAAAAATATTGGCGCGTTACTGCGTGAAGCCTGCATGGAGTGGAAAATCTGCGACAAGAATCCTGCCATCGTCACAGATAACGCCAGGAATATGATTGTGGCCGGTGCAGAAGCCCAGTTCAGTCCACACATTACCTGCTTCGCACATACACTCAACCTTGCCTCGCAGAAGGGTTTGGGGGTGGACCGTGCTTCAAGGTTGTTGGGGAAAGTGCGaaaaattgttggatattttcaccGCAGCCCGATTGCATGTCACGCCCTACAGGAAAAACAAACTCTGATGGATTTACCAAAACATAAACTGATCCAAGACATAATCACCAGATGGAACAGTTCATTCGAAATGCTTGAACGTTTTTTGGAACAACAGCCAGCTATAATGGCAACTCTGATGTCCAAGGATCTACGAAAGGGGGTCACAGATGTAGGCACGCTGAGTGAGAGTGATATTGCCAACATGGATGACATTGTTCAGTTGATGGGTCCTGTCAAAATGGCAACCACTGTGATGTGTGAAGAAGACCAGCCAACTCTCTCTGTAATTGCTCCTCTTCAAGCAAAACTGCTGAAACACCTACAGCCATGCGAAGACGACTCAACCCTGGTTGCAGAGATTAAGAGGGTGATGGCCAGTGACCTCTCCACACGCTACAGAGGCACCCAAGATGCTCTCAACATAG CATCAGCGTTGGACCCGCGATTTAAAGAACTGCCCTAcctggaaaaagaggacagagaacaggtctACACAAAACTGGTTTTTGAGGCAGAAGTGTCCCACCAG TATTACAGAGCAGAAATTTGA